The Limisphaerales bacterium genome window below encodes:
- a CDS encoding DUF1552 domain-containing protein, translating to MNASFNRRHFLRGAGAFIALPALESIGFRRLASAAAATPPKRMIFMGIGYGVTSETWFPDINDKGSGYTLPLGLKPLARHKKDLTIVQGCKHQFSRQAHWGSTYWLTGANQYGTPGQSFSNTISADQVAAAQFGEHTRYTSIQLASDANDRNGHGPGNSLAWDQRGKPLSAWNSPMETYLKLFAADDIPLAQRRAMLTEERSVLDSVMIEAKDMQKGLTKSDTDKLDEYFQSIRDIETRLSKSEKWMDVPKSKSPLEEPDAALVGRSEIEMMYKLMVAAIQTDNTRVITYREPGSRLLSSIGAGGNPHNVSHYRPGGETEVSSKLRDKAHSELLAGLIDQLKATKEADGSSLFDHVAMAFGSNIRSIHYLNNPPTLISGGGANLKLGQNLVLNEGTPLNNVWLTMLQGVGVDVDRHGDSTGVVSQLQA from the coding sequence ATGAACGCCTCATTCAATCGTCGTCACTTTCTACGTGGAGCCGGAGCGTTCATCGCGCTGCCGGCATTGGAGTCCATCGGCTTTCGTCGCCTTGCCTCGGCCGCTGCGGCAACGCCTCCCAAGAGAATGATCTTCATGGGCATTGGCTACGGCGTCACCTCGGAGACTTGGTTTCCCGACATCAATGACAAGGGATCGGGCTATACACTGCCCTTGGGGCTAAAGCCTTTGGCTCGTCACAAGAAGGACCTTACGATTGTCCAGGGCTGCAAACATCAATTCAGCCGTCAGGCGCACTGGGGAAGCACGTATTGGCTGACGGGCGCGAATCAATACGGCACCCCGGGGCAGTCCTTTTCCAACACCATCTCCGCCGATCAGGTTGCCGCCGCGCAGTTTGGCGAGCACACCCGCTACACCTCCATCCAACTGGCTAGTGACGCCAACGACAGGAATGGGCATGGTCCTGGGAATTCGCTGGCATGGGACCAACGTGGAAAACCGCTTTCGGCGTGGAATTCCCCGATGGAAACCTACCTCAAGCTCTTTGCGGCAGATGACATCCCCCTTGCTCAGCGTCGGGCAATGTTGACGGAGGAACGCAGTGTCCTGGATTCCGTGATGATCGAGGCAAAGGACATGCAGAAGGGTTTGACGAAGAGTGATACCGACAAGCTGGACGAGTACTTTCAAAGCATCCGCGACATCGAAACCCGGTTGAGCAAATCGGAAAAATGGATGGACGTGCCCAAATCAAAGTCTCCTCTGGAGGAACCGGATGCCGCGTTGGTAGGGCGCAGCGAAATCGAGATGATGTACAAGCTCATGGTGGCGGCAATCCAGACGGATAACACTCGGGTCATTACCTATCGCGAACCCGGGTCACGCCTGCTGTCCAGTATCGGTGCCGGCGGAAATCCTCATAATGTGAGTCATTATCGTCCAGGAGGCGAAACGGAAGTGTCTTCCAAATTAAGGGACAAGGCACATAGCGAACTGTTGGCCGGTTTAATCGATCAGTTAAAAGCCACCAAGGAAGCCGATGGCAGCAGTCTGTTTGATCACGTTGCGATGGCCTTTGGTTCCAACATTCGTTCGATTCATTATCTCAACAATCCACCCACCTTGATCTCCGGTGGCGGTGCCAATCTCAAACTGGGGCAGAACCTCGTGCTCAATGAAGGCACACCGCTGAACAATGTCTGGCTGACTATGTTGCAGGGTGTCGGTGTTGACGTGGATCGGCACGGCGACAGCACGGGTGTGGTGTCGCAGTTGCAGGCGTAA
- a CDS encoding sigma-70 family RNA polymerase sigma factor, translating to MDHQNNHERFTRLLLEAEPVMLRSVLVMVPNRSDARDILQETAVALWRQFDSYDPQRPFVNWAMGFARIETRRFLARAQRRAQLSEKAMAVLEREMAGESGFAVEVERHLATCMQKLGEKQHALIKGYYHENRSVEWLAEQGGRSVEAVYKAIQRTRLDLQTCIQRQIRKEMT from the coding sequence ATGGATCATCAAAACAACCACGAGCGTTTCACGCGGCTGCTTCTAGAGGCGGAGCCGGTGATGTTGCGTTCGGTGCTTGTGATGGTGCCGAACCGTTCAGACGCACGGGATATTCTACAGGAGACGGCCGTGGCTTTGTGGCGGCAGTTTGACTCTTATGACCCGCAACGGCCGTTCGTGAATTGGGCGATGGGGTTTGCGCGGATTGAGACGCGGCGCTTTCTCGCGCGTGCGCAGCGTCGCGCCCAGCTCTCCGAGAAGGCGATGGCGGTGCTGGAACGAGAAATGGCTGGCGAGTCCGGGTTTGCCGTTGAGGTGGAACGGCATTTGGCCACCTGTATGCAAAAACTTGGCGAGAAACAGCATGCCTTGATTAAGGGATATTACCACGAGAACCGAAGTGTGGAGTGGCTTGCCGAACAAGGCGGTCGGTCGGTCGAGGCAGTTTACAAGGCAATCCAACGCACACGCCTCGATTTGCAGACGTGTATCCAAAGGCAGATTAGAAAGGAAATGACATGA
- a CDS encoding DUF1552 domain-containing protein: MSTKLHRRHFLRGTGALIALPALESIGFRMFASPTPKATDGIPKRAVFMGMGFGVTKETWYPNLKDTGAGYKLTEGLAPLAQHKKDFTVLQGCSNQYSNEAHWGSTFWLTGANRYSVPGQNMANSISVDQVIAQNLGRDTRFASMQLDSSDGSASGHGPGLSLSWDQRGKPVAGMNDPLQVFHKLFSADDLPLAQRQAAIAEKRSVLDAVFTEAKRVQRGLTKTDNDKLDEYFQGIRDIETRLGKDEDWLDVPKAKAPIAEPAPGLKGRDEIEIMYNLIVAALQTDSTRVLTYRLPGQELLKSMGVTLSAHNISHYSPGERMEASKARDKAHAELLTGLIDKLKATKEADGSSLFDHTALAFGSNISSIHYLDNCPTILTGGGANLKLGQHLALPKDTPLCNVWLTLLQGLGIQTERHGDSSGVVKELLA; this comes from the coding sequence ATGAGCACCAAACTACATCGTCGTCACTTTCTTCGTGGCACTGGAGCCCTTATCGCGTTACCGGCATTGGAATCTATCGGGTTCCGAATGTTTGCCTCGCCTACTCCTAAAGCAACGGATGGTATCCCTAAGCGGGCGGTCTTCATGGGGATGGGTTTTGGAGTCACCAAGGAAACCTGGTATCCGAATTTAAAAGACACCGGAGCGGGCTACAAATTAACCGAAGGATTAGCGCCTTTGGCACAGCACAAAAAAGATTTCACCGTGTTGCAGGGTTGCTCCAACCAGTATAGCAATGAAGCTCACTGGGGTAGTACCTTTTGGTTAACCGGCGCCAACCGTTACTCCGTTCCCGGTCAGAACATGGCCAATAGCATTTCTGTGGACCAAGTGATTGCCCAGAATCTAGGGCGGGATACCCGCTTTGCTTCCATGCAGTTGGATAGTAGTGATGGCAGCGCCTCAGGTCATGGGCCGGGCTTGTCCTTGTCGTGGGATCAACGTGGTAAACCTGTGGCAGGTATGAATGATCCGCTACAAGTTTTTCATAAACTGTTTTCGGCCGATGACCTCCCGTTGGCTCAAAGGCAGGCGGCTATTGCTGAGAAACGTAGTGTGTTGGATGCAGTGTTCACGGAGGCCAAGCGTGTACAGCGCGGGCTTACCAAAACCGACAACGATAAACTCGACGAATATTTCCAGGGTATTCGCGATATCGAAACCCGCCTCGGCAAGGACGAAGACTGGCTCGACGTGCCCAAGGCCAAGGCGCCCATAGCCGAGCCTGCGCCCGGGCTGAAGGGCAGGGACGAAATCGAGATCATGTACAATCTTATCGTGGCCGCCCTGCAAACCGACAGCACACGGGTGTTGACCTACCGCCTGCCCGGTCAGGAATTATTGAAGAGCATGGGCGTTACTCTGAGCGCTCATAACATCAGCCACTATTCTCCCGGCGAACGCATGGAGGCCTCCAAGGCGCGGGACAAGGCGCACGCTGAATTGCTGACCGGCTTGATCGATAAGCTCAAGGCGACCAAGGAAGCTGACGGATCGAGTCTGTTCGATCACACCGCGTTGGCCTTTGGTTCGAATATTAGTTCGATCCATTATCTCGACAACTGTCCCACCATACTCACCGGCGGCGGCGCCAACTTGAAATTAGGCCAACACCTCGCTTTGCCGAAAGACACACCGCTCTGCAACGTGTGGCTGACCCTGCTGCAAGGTTTGGGCATTCAGACTGAGCGCCATGGCGATAGTTCCGGCGTGGTGAAGGAACTGCTGGCGTGA
- a CDS encoding sulfatase-like hydrolase/transferase: MLILTDDQGWSQRSGLMDPDNPQTGSSYLHTPAMDRIAKEGMRFTGGYSPAPLCTPTRRSILCGTSAARSGTEFASKWVPTDHMTLPRALKLANPKYQCAHFGKWGEKMISSPEECGYDVSDGHTGNVTGGMADKMQPAHIVEDPKRTGSVTDRSIEFIRKQIKVGKPFYAQVSYYAVHLRTELQQASLEKYKKKGAPDRAYSQGWAGMLEELDRGIGRLLDELDTLGISDNTYVVFTTDNGGRGTVPGGNTKSHAPNVPLSGAKHSLLEGGIRVPLIVRGPSIKAGSVCRVPVAGYDFLPTFYALAGGKGDLSEELDGGSFVPLFSDPETDSVKRPIDGLIFSRPRQRMAAIRAGKWKLLAEVNAKREIQSSKLFNVVEDIAEKNDLFTTQADKAKQLQARLKTYLETVVDPSPTAKQRKNAK; this comes from the coding sequence ATTCTGATTCTGACCGATGACCAGGGTTGGAGTCAGCGGTCGGGTTTGATGGATCCAGACAATCCACAGACCGGGTCCAGCTATCTTCATACTCCGGCGATGGATCGGATAGCGAAAGAGGGAATGCGTTTTACTGGGGGCTATTCACCCGCTCCGCTTTGCACCCCGACCCGGCGCAGCATCCTCTGCGGGACGAGTGCCGCTCGTTCTGGAACGGAATTCGCCAGCAAGTGGGTGCCGACTGATCATATGACGCTGCCACGAGCACTAAAACTGGCGAATCCTAAATATCAGTGTGCCCATTTCGGAAAGTGGGGAGAGAAGATGATCTCTTCTCCGGAGGAGTGCGGCTACGACGTGAGCGACGGGCACACCGGAAATGTCACAGGAGGTATGGCAGACAAGATGCAGCCAGCCCACATCGTCGAAGATCCCAAACGGACTGGCTCAGTCACGGATCGGTCGATCGAATTCATCCGCAAACAAATCAAAGTCGGCAAACCCTTTTATGCGCAGGTCAGCTACTATGCCGTGCACTTGCGCACGGAATTGCAGCAAGCCTCATTGGAAAAGTATAAAAAAAAGGGCGCTCCTGATCGGGCTTATTCACAAGGTTGGGCCGGCATGCTTGAGGAGCTGGACAGGGGCATCGGCAGGCTCCTCGACGAATTGGATACTTTGGGAATATCTGACAATACCTATGTGGTTTTCACGACGGACAACGGCGGCCGCGGCACCGTCCCCGGTGGAAATACAAAGAGCCATGCGCCGAACGTTCCCTTGTCCGGGGCCAAGCATTCCCTGCTCGAAGGGGGCATTCGCGTACCTTTAATAGTTCGAGGCCCTTCGATTAAAGCGGGATCGGTTTGCCGAGTCCCAGTGGCAGGCTACGACTTTCTACCTACCTTTTATGCATTGGCAGGAGGGAAAGGTGATCTCTCCGAAGAACTCGATGGCGGAAGCTTTGTCCCTCTTTTTTCTGATCCGGAAACCGATTCGGTGAAACGCCCGATTGATGGCCTGATTTTCTCTCGGCCTCGGCAGCGAATGGCGGCTATTCGGGCCGGTAAATGGAAGCTGCTGGCAGAGGTGAATGCTAAGCGTGAAATTCAATCGTCCAAACTCTTCAATGTAGTTGAAGACATCGCCGAAAAGAATGATCTATTCACGACACAGGCTGACAAAGCCAAGCAACTACAAGCACGCCTTAAAACTTATCTCGAAACCGTGGTTGATCCATCTCCGACAGCGAAGCAGAGAAAGAATGCAAAATGA
- a CDS encoding sulfatase: MKTFTYLILFALLFPVSLLAERPNVILIISDDHAWTDYGFLGNEKIRSPHIDQLAAEGLTFTRGYVTTALCSPSLATMLTGLYTHQHGITGNDPVKGKDRDVWLDRFFENPMLPKLLADAGYNTMHTGKYWMGKPAAAGFTHDNGETGRHGGKSLDIGRKTMKPIYDFMDQSIENKKPFFVWYAPFLPHTPHNPPQRLLEKYADVQPIKKAKYYAMVEWLDETCGDLMKNLKDKGVDDNTLVLYLADNGWNEFGKASPYENGIRTPIIARWPARIKAHKEEMKLASNIDVVPTILTACGVKVPKAMPGINLLDNKAVSDRTAIFFNNFSHNMISAHEPGKSLWTRSVIQGKWKLITYQDPLPKERPNAGGHNRKYPDQNQELFDLLADPHETKDLSTEHAAVVSELQARMNGWWDPNKVENK, from the coding sequence ATGAAAACCTTCACATATCTTATTCTATTCGCCTTGCTGTTTCCGGTGTCGCTCTTGGCCGAGCGACCGAACGTCATTCTCATCATCAGCGATGATCATGCCTGGACCGACTACGGATTCCTGGGCAATGAAAAGATTCGATCCCCCCATATCGACCAACTCGCCGCGGAAGGTCTGACCTTCACCCGTGGCTACGTCACCACTGCGCTCTGCAGTCCGTCCCTGGCCACCATGTTGACGGGGCTATACACCCATCAGCACGGCATCACCGGCAACGATCCCGTCAAAGGAAAGGATCGCGACGTCTGGCTCGATCGTTTCTTCGAGAACCCCATGTTGCCGAAGTTGTTGGCCGATGCCGGTTACAACACCATGCATACCGGAAAATATTGGATGGGGAAACCTGCTGCCGCTGGCTTTACCCACGACAACGGAGAAACGGGCCGACACGGCGGAAAGTCCCTCGACATAGGCCGCAAAACCATGAAGCCCATCTACGACTTCATGGATCAATCGATCGAGAACAAGAAGCCCTTCTTCGTCTGGTACGCGCCGTTTCTGCCGCATACGCCCCACAACCCACCGCAGCGTCTTCTGGAAAAATACGCCGACGTTCAACCGATCAAGAAGGCCAAGTACTACGCCATGGTGGAATGGCTCGACGAAACCTGCGGCGACCTGATGAAAAACCTCAAAGACAAGGGTGTCGACGACAACACCCTAGTGCTCTACCTAGCCGACAATGGCTGGAATGAGTTCGGCAAGGCGTCCCCCTACGAAAACGGTATCCGGACTCCGATCATCGCCCGCTGGCCCGCCAGGATCAAAGCGCACAAAGAGGAGATGAAGCTGGCTAGCAACATCGACGTGGTTCCGACGATTCTCACTGCCTGCGGAGTCAAGGTCCCCAAGGCAATGCCCGGAATCAACCTGCTTGATAATAAGGCCGTTTCCGACCGAACAGCCATCTTCTTTAACAACTTCTCCCACAACATGATTTCGGCTCACGAGCCTGGTAAAAGTTTGTGGACCCGCTCCGTCATCCAGGGAAAATGGAAGCTCATCACCTACCAGGATCCCCTGCCGAAGGAGAGACCAAACGCGGGCGGTCACAACCGAAAGTACCCCGATCAGAATCAGGAGTTGTTTGACCTGTTGGCGGATCCTCACGAGACTAAGGATCTGTCCACGGAGCATGCAGCAGTGGTTTCCGAGCTGCAGGCCAGGATGAACGGTTGGTGGGATCCGAACAAAGTGGAGAATAAATGA
- a CDS encoding DUF1592 domain-containing protein yields the protein MDCHDADTEKGSVNLEGLSFDIETIEQAETWQKVLNALNSGEMPPKKKKQPEQAEKADFLDDLALTMVTARKALGDSGGKITMRRLNKRDYQNTIESLLGVRLGKELLPDDGSSGDFDTVGSSLFISSDKFEQYLKLGRHAIDEFYERRAARGAKPFVYRVEPEKTLNVALRQGVKRNDDYLKRYAALDAEMDKALARPENKGFEARLGTKGNRGQLYRAIGPHLKKLKGAPNPRDHGFPNFGHAAKFFPKYASYSKHYADLPYNDTGTWIQLTAGSTMVVLNPPNDMPVGTYTVRIKAGVTHEAPAFRHFLELGHPETVSRGLLDGFPLKALHVTGRPAEPKLIETQVTVNKDTKRQFAIRERQPAWGPLLKKFFNPLMNENGYGHAPSIWVDWVEIEGPLPQGQPSPLEAIFDANPAGGSPSELNRARNILHQFAVKAFRESRPTPEFIDSLVEVYKNRLVIDQKFDIAIRTPLSMILASPRFLFMKESGQDGVPRALDDLELAVRLSYFLWSSPPDSQLLELAKARQLRDPAVLRAQVDRLIRDPRAHHFVSGLAHQWLDMKRLDFFQFDVARHREFDESTRAAAREEVYQSILHLLRSKDQGQVQNLLKSDYVVVNGLMAAHYGLNGVVGDHYRKVSLPENSPRGGLLGMAAIHAMGSDGIQSSPVERGSWVLRHLMHSPPPPAPANVPQLSRLDDKPLTKRQKLAAHMEEAQCASCHRKIDPIGFGLENFDAAGKWRSKEYRYTKNRKGNMVPSRTGTPIDTSGAFHDGPAFADFIELRELIATKHQEEFAHGFTEALIEYGLGRPFGFTDEDLALGIMSSAKNKNYALREFVHALVQAKQFQSK from the coding sequence ATGGATTGTCACGATGCCGATACCGAGAAGGGCAGCGTCAATCTCGAAGGCCTTTCATTTGATATTGAAACGATCGAGCAGGCGGAGACCTGGCAGAAAGTCCTCAATGCCCTGAACTCCGGGGAGATGCCGCCGAAAAAGAAGAAGCAGCCCGAACAAGCGGAGAAGGCGGATTTCCTGGATGACCTGGCGCTCACGATGGTGACCGCCCGCAAGGCGCTCGGTGATTCGGGTGGCAAGATCACCATGCGGCGGCTCAACAAGCGCGACTACCAGAACACTATCGAGAGCTTGCTGGGTGTGCGACTCGGTAAGGAACTCCTTCCCGATGATGGAAGTTCCGGGGACTTCGATACGGTCGGATCTTCACTTTTTATTTCCAGTGACAAGTTCGAGCAGTATCTGAAACTCGGACGCCACGCCATCGATGAGTTCTATGAACGAAGAGCTGCTCGAGGTGCCAAGCCTTTTGTCTATCGCGTGGAACCGGAAAAAACGCTCAATGTCGCTTTGAGACAGGGAGTCAAACGAAATGACGACTACCTGAAACGCTATGCGGCACTGGATGCGGAAATGGACAAGGCGCTCGCTCGACCAGAGAACAAAGGCTTCGAAGCACGGTTGGGCACCAAGGGTAACCGCGGGCAGCTTTACCGTGCAATTGGTCCTCACCTTAAGAAGCTGAAAGGAGCGCCCAACCCGAGGGACCATGGGTTCCCGAATTTTGGCCATGCCGCGAAGTTCTTTCCCAAGTATGCTTCCTACAGTAAGCACTACGCCGACCTTCCCTACAATGATACAGGGACCTGGATTCAGTTGACGGCCGGTTCCACCATGGTCGTCCTAAACCCGCCCAACGACATGCCCGTCGGAACCTACACGGTGCGAATCAAGGCGGGGGTCACCCACGAGGCGCCGGCGTTTCGTCACTTCCTCGAACTGGGTCACCCCGAAACGGTTTCCAGAGGGCTACTGGATGGCTTCCCCCTGAAGGCGCTGCACGTGACCGGCAGACCGGCCGAGCCAAAACTGATCGAAACCCAGGTGACGGTGAACAAGGATACGAAACGGCAGTTTGCGATTAGAGAACGTCAGCCTGCGTGGGGCCCCTTACTCAAGAAATTCTTCAACCCCTTGATGAATGAAAATGGTTATGGCCATGCCCCCTCAATCTGGGTCGACTGGGTTGAGATCGAAGGCCCGTTGCCACAGGGACAACCTAGTCCGCTTGAGGCGATCTTTGACGCCAACCCTGCCGGAGGATCTCCGTCGGAGTTGAATCGGGCCAGGAACATCCTTCACCAGTTCGCGGTCAAAGCATTTCGAGAAAGCCGACCCACGCCCGAATTCATCGACTCCCTCGTCGAAGTCTACAAAAACCGATTGGTGATTGATCAAAAGTTCGACATCGCGATTCGCACCCCGCTCAGCATGATCCTGGCGTCTCCCCGGTTTCTCTTCATGAAAGAGTCCGGTCAGGACGGTGTGCCTCGTGCCCTGGATGATCTCGAACTGGCAGTGCGACTGTCGTATTTCCTATGGAGTTCTCCGCCCGATTCCCAGCTATTGGAGTTGGCGAAAGCGAGGCAGCTGCGTGACCCTGCTGTCTTACGTGCTCAAGTGGATCGTTTGATTCGAGACCCGAGAGCGCACCACTTCGTTTCTGGTCTCGCTCATCAGTGGCTGGACATGAAGCGATTGGATTTCTTCCAATTCGATGTTGCCCGACATCGCGAATTCGATGAAAGCACGCGAGCGGCAGCGCGGGAAGAAGTTTACCAATCGATCCTCCACTTGTTGCGGTCGAAGGATCAGGGACAAGTACAGAACCTTCTCAAGAGCGACTACGTCGTCGTCAATGGTCTCATGGCCGCTCACTACGGACTAAACGGCGTGGTTGGCGATCACTACCGCAAAGTCAGCCTTCCGGAAAATTCGCCGCGCGGTGGACTTCTGGGAATGGCTGCGATCCATGCCATGGGCAGCGACGGCATCCAAAGCAGCCCGGTTGAGCGCGGGTCCTGGGTGCTGCGCCACCTTATGCACTCGCCGCCTCCCCCGGCACCGGCCAATGTGCCGCAGCTTTCGCGCCTCGACGACAAGCCCCTCACCAAGCGGCAGAAACTCGCCGCCCACATGGAGGAAGCTCAGTGCGCCAGCTGCCATCGCAAGATCGATCCCATCGGCTTTGGCCTGGAAAACTTCGATGCCGCCGGCAAATGGCGCAGCAAGGAATACCGATACACTAAGAACAGAAAAGGCAATATGGTGCCCAGTAGAACCGGCACCCCCATCGACACCTCTGGCGCGTTCCACGACGGCCCGGCATTTGCCGACTTCATTGAACTGCGTGAGTTGATTGCCACCAAACATCAGGAGGAATTCGCCCATGGCTTCACGGAAGCCCTGATCGAGTACGGTCTCGGTCGCCCGTTCGGCTTCACCGATGAAGACCTTGCGCTGGGCATCATGAGCTCAGCCAAAAACAAGAACTACGCCCTGCGTGAATTCGTCCACGCCCTCGTGCAAGCCAAGCAGTTTCAATCGAAGTAA
- a CDS encoding c-type cytochrome: MINSRTLIKFLLSVFWLLFAVSPDFAISADAKRSATSPEQIRLPDGFKIELLYSVPREDQGSWVAMCQDDKGRLIVSDQHGGLYRFPIPKLGERVDPASIQPITYSIVGAKARKSITGTDPKPLTGELAKLPKIGHAQGICYAFDSLYVVVSSRSSTMGCGVYRLLDTDGDDNFDKLVKLKSLGDTAGEHGPHAIIPAPDGKHLYVIIGNQTKVPVDYTHSRVPEVWGEDQLLPSLQHFMKGAEAPLGHIAQIDPEGKTWEIVATGFRNQYDAAFNREGELFTYDADMEWDLNTPWYRPTRINHVIDGADYGWRTGSGKFMDFCSDTFGAVVDVGPGSPTGVCFGYGAKFPAKYQNAFFACDWSYGKLYAVHLKPKGSTYTATVEEFASAQPLPITDLLINPDDGAMYFTVGGRRVQSGLYRVTYIGNESTAPARSVPGGKLGRQDRHSLEVHLQRDAAAASASDLDHIWDSLGSADRGIRHAARAALEKQTVGKWRGRIKGEANPVTTTAALIALARVDATNSAVEIFEKAMSINYHQTSSHQTRLDLLRGVTLALTRGGQPKEKDRLIQWLGGIYPARTPEENRDLSAIAAFLNAPFAVERGMKLLTNASGQEEQIGYALNLRYLQDGWTPELRETYFRWFVLSGNYKGGARLANYLADIKRHATESVPEADLTPALKKLIQTQPKSSIPQFTLETQSFVKNWTLKDFAGDLNAEVKSRRDFANGRKMARAGACYVCHRFKGEGGAVGPDLSAAGGKFSAYDLLEAIIDPGKEISDQYGATNFKMKDGSVISGRIMNLSEDRYQVNTDMMNPSSNTLVDVNDLASIEPSRISMMPAGLINTMSKDDVFDLLAYLISAGDPKHPAFKK; encoded by the coding sequence ATGATAAACTCACGAACTCTCATCAAATTCTTACTTTCAGTTTTCTGGCTTCTCTTTGCGGTATCTCCAGACTTCGCCATTTCCGCGGATGCCAAGCGCAGTGCGACTTCCCCGGAGCAGATTCGTTTGCCCGACGGATTCAAAATCGAGCTATTGTATTCCGTGCCACGAGAGGACCAGGGATCGTGGGTCGCCATGTGTCAGGACGACAAAGGTCGTTTGATCGTTAGTGACCAACATGGCGGGCTTTATCGCTTTCCGATTCCCAAGTTGGGCGAACGCGTTGATCCCGCAAGTATCCAGCCCATCACCTATTCGATTGTCGGAGCCAAGGCCCGGAAAAGTATCACTGGAACGGACCCCAAGCCTCTGACGGGAGAACTCGCTAAGCTTCCGAAGATCGGCCATGCACAAGGTATCTGTTATGCTTTCGACAGTCTCTATGTGGTGGTCAGTTCGCGCAGTAGCACCATGGGGTGTGGCGTTTATCGTCTTCTTGATACGGATGGTGACGACAACTTTGACAAGCTCGTTAAGCTTAAGTCCCTCGGTGATACGGCCGGTGAGCATGGTCCACATGCCATCATACCTGCCCCTGACGGCAAACACCTCTACGTCATCATTGGAAACCAAACCAAGGTTCCGGTAGATTACACTCATTCACGTGTTCCTGAAGTGTGGGGAGAAGATCAACTTCTGCCCTCTCTGCAACATTTCATGAAAGGTGCCGAGGCTCCGCTAGGACATATTGCCCAAATCGATCCCGAGGGAAAAACTTGGGAGATTGTCGCCACCGGCTTCCGTAACCAGTACGACGCTGCCTTCAATCGCGAAGGCGAACTGTTCACCTATGACGCCGACATGGAATGGGATCTCAATACGCCGTGGTACCGCCCAACGCGGATTAATCACGTTATTGACGGCGCTGACTATGGATGGCGGACCGGTTCCGGGAAGTTCATGGATTTCTGCTCAGACACTTTCGGAGCCGTGGTTGACGTTGGCCCAGGGTCACCCACTGGCGTCTGTTTCGGGTATGGCGCGAAATTCCCAGCCAAATACCAGAACGCCTTTTTTGCCTGTGATTGGTCCTACGGAAAACTCTATGCCGTCCACCTGAAACCTAAGGGCTCTACTTATACTGCAACGGTTGAAGAGTTTGCCTCCGCCCAGCCCTTACCGATCACGGACCTGCTCATTAACCCTGATGATGGGGCCATGTACTTTACGGTTGGCGGTCGTCGCGTTCAGTCAGGTCTCTATCGGGTGACCTACATCGGCAACGAATCCACTGCGCCAGCGCGATCTGTCCCAGGCGGCAAATTAGGACGACAGGACCGCCATTCACTTGAGGTCCATCTACAGCGGGATGCAGCTGCTGCAAGCGCGTCCGATCTAGACCATATTTGGGACTCATTGGGCTCAGCCGATCGCGGTATTCGCCATGCAGCCCGGGCGGCGCTGGAGAAACAAACGGTCGGGAAGTGGAGGGGCCGGATCAAAGGTGAGGCGAACCCGGTCACCACTACTGCCGCTTTGATCGCACTCGCACGCGTGGACGCGACGAACTCGGCGGTGGAAATCTTTGAAAAGGCGATGAGTATCAATTACCACCAGACCAGCTCTCACCAGACACGTCTCGATCTGCTGCGCGGCGTTACCCTGGCATTGACTCGCGGCGGGCAACCGAAAGAAAAAGATAGATTAATCCAATGGCTTGGTGGGATCTACCCCGCTCGGACGCCGGAAGAAAACCGGGATCTATCCGCCATCGCAGCATTCTTGAATGCTCCCTTTGCCGTCGAGCGAGGCATGAAGTTGCTTACGAACGCATCCGGCCAGGAGGAGCAGATCGGCTACGCCCTCAATCTCCGCTACCTTCAGGACGGTTGGACTCCTGAACTGCGCGAGACATACTTCCGATGGTTTGTGCTTTCCGGAAACTACAAAGGCGGCGCGCGACTTGCCAATTATCTGGCCGACATAAAGAGGCATGCCACGGAATCCGTGCCTGAGGCAGACCTGACGCCTGCGCTCAAGAAACTGATCCAGACCCAACCCAAGAGCAGTATCCCTCAGTTCACGCTTGAGACCCAATCCTTCGTCAAGAACTGGACGTTGAAGGATTTCGCCGGCGATTTGAATGCTGAAGTAAAATCCCGGCGCGACTTCGCGAATGGTAGAAAAATGGCTCGCGCCGGTGCGTGTTATGTCTGCCATCGCTTTAAGGGGGAAGGGGGCGCGGTCGGCCCTGATCTGTCTGCTGCCGGTGGTAAGTTCAGCGCCTACGACCTGCTTGAAGCCATCATCGATCCCGGCAAGGAGATCAGTGACCAATACGGAGCGACCAATTTTAAAATGAAAGACGGAAGCGTGATCAGTGGGCGCATCATGAATCTCAGTGAGGATCGCTACCAAGTAAATACGGATATGATGAACCCCAGTTCGAATACCCTTGTCGATGTCAATGATCTGGCATCGATCGAACCCTCGCGTATTTCGATGATGCCGGCGGGTCTGATCAATACCATGAGTAAAGATGACGTCTTCGATCTACTGGCATATCTTATTTCTGCCGGGGATCCGAAGCATCCTGCTTTTAAGAAGTGA